The following proteins come from a genomic window of Thermocrinis jamiesonii:
- a CDS encoding Trm112 family protein, producing MSISKELLDILACPRCKGDLKYDEKLEVLICQRCGVFYEIIEDIPILTPDSAKPLSELEKAHPQKTQS from the coding sequence ATGAGTATAAGCAAAGAGCTTTTGGATATTTTGGCTTGTCCAAGGTGTAAGGGTGATCTAAAATACGATGAAAAGCTGGAAGTTTTGATATGTCAGAGATGTGGCGTGTTTTACGAAATAATTGAAGACATACCTATACTAACTCCCGACTCTGCAAAGCCTCTTTCAGAGCTTGAAAAAGCTCATCCTCAGAAGACACAATCTTAA
- a CDS encoding bifunctional phosphoglucose/phosphomannose isomerase, which yields MKAKEWLNTMPSQFSPYDVDALSIENYKGIVFSGMGGSGIVGDVLKLLLERRGIGIPVISLHGYQLPPYAKRDWLLVAVSYSGNTEETLSTVQEAIQKGLNIICISSGGKLKEVADKEGFRFISVPSGYAPRYAFGFMLSAVMSLFGFGKSLENIRKNLNENKEEIKETAHSIAQVLQNYIPVVYSTPLTEPIAFRWKTQINENSKTLCYTAVLPELHHNEVVGLDNPIARNLCHFIILYDPEDHPRVIKRVEITVQIFKELGLAPLILQGKGQSLEERLMYLAYLEDWVSFYLADIYGYDPLPVKIIDRIKESLK from the coding sequence ATGAAAGCAAAAGAGTGGCTAAATACAATGCCAAGTCAGTTTAGTCCATACGATGTGGATGCTCTATCCATAGAAAACTACAAAGGTATTGTTTTTTCTGGAATGGGTGGGTCTGGAATAGTGGGGGATGTGCTAAAGCTTTTGTTGGAAAGGAGGGGGATAGGTATTCCCGTCATTTCACTCCACGGCTATCAACTTCCGCCCTATGCAAAGCGGGATTGGCTTTTGGTGGCGGTAAGCTACAGTGGAAATACGGAAGAAACTTTAAGCACGGTGCAAGAGGCTATACAAAAGGGACTAAACATAATATGCATCAGCTCCGGAGGCAAACTAAAGGAAGTAGCGGATAAGGAAGGTTTTAGGTTTATCTCCGTGCCTTCTGGCTATGCGCCACGCTATGCCTTTGGTTTCATGCTTTCTGCAGTTATGAGTCTTTTCGGCTTTGGTAAAAGCTTAGAAAACATAAGAAAAAACCTAAACGAAAACAAGGAAGAGATAAAGGAAACCGCTCACAGCATAGCGCAGGTTTTACAAAACTACATTCCAGTAGTCTATAGCACACCTCTAACTGAACCCATTGCCTTCCGTTGGAAAACCCAGATAAACGAAAACTCAAAAACCCTTTGTTATACCGCAGTTCTCCCAGAGCTTCATCACAACGAAGTGGTAGGCTTGGATAACCCCATTGCCAGAAACCTATGTCATTTTATAATACTCTACGACCCAGAGGACCACCCAAGGGTTATAAAAAGAGTTGAAATAACTGTTCAGATATTTAAAGAGTTGGGACTTGCTCCTTTAATCTTACAAGGAAAAGGCCAAAGCTTAGAGGAAAGGCTTATGTATCTTGCCTATTTAGAAGACTGGGTAAGCTTTTATTTGGCTGATATATACGGATATGACCCATTACCGGTTAAAATAATAGACCGCATAAAGGAAAGCCTTAAGTGA
- a CDS encoding menaquinone biosynthesis family protein → MLIRIAHSPDADDAFMFYPLTAGILDTEGLQIEHVLADIQTLNEHAMKGTYEVSAVSFHVYPYISDKYLVLTSGGSVGDGYGPLVVAKEGLKSLKGEKVAVPGLLTTAYLVLKLYEPEIEPVVYPFDQVLDAVLSGQVKAGLVIHEGQLGYKDKGLLKLVDLGEWWKFQTGLPLPLGCNVVRKDLGNEVIRKIERLMKKSVEYALSHREEALSFAIKYARDIKEDRAKVDKFVSMYVNQRTLDYGEDGRRAVRLLLDLGYKQGIIKVPPPKVIFSDEDIQTQDEAE, encoded by the coding sequence ATGCTGATAAGAATAGCCCACAGTCCAGACGCAGATGATGCTTTTATGTTCTATCCTTTGACTGCAGGTATTTTAGACACGGAAGGTTTGCAGATAGAACACGTGCTGGCGGATATTCAAACCTTAAACGAGCATGCAATGAAGGGAACTTATGAAGTTTCCGCAGTTTCTTTCCATGTTTATCCTTATATATCAGACAAATACTTAGTCCTTACCAGTGGAGGAAGTGTGGGGGATGGTTATGGACCTTTGGTTGTCGCAAAAGAGGGGCTAAAAAGCTTAAAAGGAGAAAAAGTAGCAGTTCCTGGACTTTTAACCACCGCCTATTTAGTTCTAAAGCTTTACGAGCCAGAAATTGAACCAGTAGTCTATCCTTTTGACCAAGTTCTTGATGCGGTTTTATCTGGACAAGTTAAAGCAGGGCTGGTAATACACGAAGGACAGTTGGGATACAAAGACAAAGGACTTTTAAAATTAGTAGATTTAGGAGAATGGTGGAAATTCCAGACTGGTCTTCCCTTACCCTTAGGGTGCAACGTGGTGAGAAAAGACTTAGGGAATGAAGTTATAAGAAAGATAGAAAGATTGATGAAAAAAAGTGTTGAGTATGCACTTTCCCATAGGGAAGAAGCTCTCAGTTTTGCCATAAAATACGCAAGGGACATAAAAGAAGATAGGGCTAAGGTGGATAAATTCGTGAGTATGTATGTTAATCAAAGGACTTTGGATTATGGGGAAGATGGTAGGAGAGCGGTAAGGTTGCTTTTGGACCTCGGATATAAGCAAGGAATCATAAAGGTTCCACCACCCAAGGTAATATTCTCGGACGAGGATATTCAAACTCAAGACGAGGCTGAATAA
- a CDS encoding LysR family transcriptional regulator — translation MIDITKLKTFVAVADLGSFSKASEILYITQPAVTQQIKALEKMVGAKLFQRHGGRMVLTEEGKRIYELAKSLLRDYESLMEEMAKIKKDFKDTLFVGISTTLSEYKVPELLVEFHNQMPGISIRAFVENSQQIEEGLSSGVLNIGLIEREPSEKFKAIRWFYDEIVFFTHPSHPFAKVGEIKPEDLYSADLIFREISSGTRRVVKEELERLGIIFEKLRIKIEINCGRSILSMVKSGYGCSFLSRGILEKDLQEGNVVEVKISGFNARRWYYIVFPEDSKITFLANKFAKFLLSKSNNELIKDEERVNL, via the coding sequence ATGATTGACATTACAAAGTTAAAGACCTTTGTGGCGGTTGCCGATTTAGGTAGTTTTTCAAAGGCTTCTGAAATACTATACATCACCCAACCTGCGGTTACACAGCAAATAAAAGCTTTAGAGAAAATGGTTGGTGCAAAACTGTTTCAAAGGCATGGTGGGCGGATGGTTCTAACGGAAGAAGGAAAGCGTATCTATGAACTGGCAAAGTCTCTCCTAAGGGACTATGAAAGCCTTATGGAGGAAATGGCAAAGATAAAGAAGGATTTTAAGGATACTTTGTTTGTGGGGATAAGCACTACACTGAGTGAGTATAAGGTTCCAGAGCTGTTGGTGGAGTTTCATAATCAAATGCCAGGCATATCCATAAGGGCTTTTGTGGAAAATTCCCAGCAGATAGAGGAAGGGTTATCCTCTGGCGTTTTAAACATTGGACTTATTGAAAGAGAACCCTCTGAAAAATTCAAGGCGATCCGATGGTTTTACGACGAGATAGTATTTTTTACCCATCCATCCCATCCTTTTGCCAAGGTGGGGGAAATAAAGCCGGAGGATTTATATTCAGCAGACTTGATATTCAGAGAAATCAGTTCGGGCACTAGGAGGGTAGTAAAGGAGGAGTTGGAAAGATTGGGAATAATCTTTGAAAAATTGAGGATAAAGATTGAAATAAACTGTGGAAGGTCTATTCTTAGTATGGTCAAAAGCGGATACGGCTGTAGTTTTCTTTCAAGAGGAATACTAGAAAAAGATTTGCAAGAAGGCAACGTAGTTGAAGTAAAGATAAGTGGATTTAATGCAAGAAGATGGTATTATATAGTTTTTCCAGAAGACAGTAAAATAACCTTTTTAGCAAACAAGTTTGCAAAATTTTTGCTGTCCAAAAGCAATAATGAGCTTATAAAAGATGAAGAAAGGGTTAATCTTTGA
- a CDS encoding HAD family hydrolase, translating into MKKGLIFDVDGVIIDVSLSYHYAIKNTAEKFLGISLDIEKVREIKFKNGINNDYIATLEVIRSFNKEVSLEEIIKEFDAEYERLKHLERLILSREFFKKIREFKCPLGILTGRPRKDLRNAFDRFGLWEFFDFVVDDDTIEDPSLRKPNPYALNFCLEIAQLDGAIYVGDSLADYWMVENYKKIYKKPVDYIHFGERVKPSGVKIVSSEDELFQALKEALQSRELV; encoded by the coding sequence ATGAAGAAAGGGTTAATCTTTGATGTTGATGGTGTTATAATAGACGTAAGCCTTTCTTATCATTATGCTATAAAAAATACTGCAGAAAAATTCTTAGGTATTAGCTTGGATATAGAAAAAGTCAGAGAAATAAAGTTTAAAAATGGTATAAACAACGATTACATAGCTACCTTAGAAGTTATAAGAAGTTTCAATAAAGAAGTTTCTTTGGAGGAGATTATAAAAGAATTTGATGCTGAGTACGAAAGACTCAAGCATTTGGAGAGGTTGATCCTAAGCAGGGAGTTTTTTAAAAAGATCAGAGAGTTCAAATGTCCCTTAGGCATACTTACAGGGAGACCGAGGAAGGACTTAAGGAATGCCTTTGACAGGTTCGGACTTTGGGAATTTTTTGATTTTGTAGTAGATGACGACACGATAGAAGACCCCAGTTTGAGAAAGCCAAATCCATATGCCCTTAACTTTTGTTTGGAAATTGCACAGTTGGACGGTGCAATTTACGTAGGAGATAGCCTCGCGGACTACTGGATGGTAGAAAACTACAAAAAAATCTATAAAAAACCTGTTGATTATATACACTTCGGTGAAAGGGTGAAACCCAGTGGAGTTAAGATTGTGTCTTCTGAGGATGAGCTTTTTCAAGCTCTGAAAGAGGCTTTGCAGAGTCGGGAGTTAGTATAG
- a CDS encoding OmpH family outer membrane protein codes for MKKILLFSLVLGGLSFAQQRFACIDPNRILQESQTARKAQEELRSKFQFYQKQLDEKAKKLEELKKQIESKAISQKMREEKIREYQKLETEAMEFQQKAQKELTELRIKTEDELTKKIKEISEDISKKANFTGVLDCSVFVYRSAEIEITDEVIKRLDAK; via the coding sequence ATGAAAAAAATACTACTTTTTTCCTTAGTTCTTGGTGGATTGTCCTTTGCCCAGCAAAGGTTTGCATGCATAGACCCCAACAGGATACTCCAAGAATCCCAAACTGCTAGGAAAGCACAAGAGGAATTGAGAAGTAAGTTTCAGTTTTATCAAAAGCAGTTGGACGAGAAAGCAAAGAAATTAGAGGAATTGAAAAAGCAAATAGAAAGTAAAGCCATAAGTCAAAAGATGAGGGAAGAAAAGATAAGAGAATATCAAAAGTTAGAAACAGAAGCTATGGAATTTCAACAAAAAGCCCAAAAAGAACTTACAGAGTTGAGAATAAAAACAGAAGATGAACTTACAAAAAAAATAAAAGAAATATCTGAAGATATTTCAAAGAAAGCCAATTTCACTGGAGTTTTGGATTGTAGCGTGTTTGTCTATAGGTCTGCGGAAATAGAAATAACGGATGAAGTTATAAAAAGGTTGGATGCAAAATGA